The Mesorhizobium sp. B2-8-5 genome segment TCCGCCAGGCCATCGATGAGCAAGGTCGGCGTCAGGATGGCGAAGCCCATGCCAGCGGCCACAGGCGCCATCACCACGCTGGAACGATCGCCTTCCATGGCGCGCGCAATCTCGATGCGCAGCCGGCTGAGATGCTGATCGACGCGCAGGCCGACAGGCGTCTCGCGCGAGAAGCGCACGAAGGCGAGCTTCTTGGACAGCTTGACGATGTCGCCGACATCGCCGGCAAAACCTTTCGGCGTCACCAGCAGGAATTTCTCGGTCATCACCGGATAACGCGTCAGCCCCTCGATCTCGAACAACTCTCCCGACGTAACCGCAAGGTCGGCGCGGCGAGCGCGTAGCAAGGCGACGTGGTCGGTAGCGAGCCCCGCGAACAGGCTGAGCTCGGGAATGCCGAAGTTCTTGCGGGCCAGCACCGAAAGCGCCGGCGCCAGGGTGGTCGCGATCGACGCCAGAAGCGCGATGCGCAAAAGCGGCAGCGGCGCCGCGTTGACGCGCCGCGCATCCGTGCGCAAGCCCTCGACCTCGCTCAGTATGGCGACCGCGCGGCGATGCAAGGCGATGCCGGCCTTGGTGAGCTCGATCGGTCGCAGATTGCGGTCGATCAGACTGACGCCGAGCGCGCTTTCCAGATTCTTCAGATGCTGGGAAGCGGCTGATTGCGTCATGCCCAGCATCTGCGCCGCCTGCGTTACATGCCTGGTCTCTACGATGGCGACGAACACCTCGATCGACCGGAACAGATTGAAATCGAAACTGCCGCTCTTCACCCGCAACTCCGCCCTCAAGGCTCCATAAGTTTTCCTAATGTTGCGAAATTTAGGTTGAGCGCAAGAGGCTTGGCGGAAAAGATCGCCCGGTTCGATCCAGCAAAGGTAGCTTACAAGGTGAATGACAGCGCACGCATCGTGATCATTGGCGGCGGAGTCATTGGCCTCGGCATAGCCTATCACCTGGCTGAATTGGGTGTGAGCGATGTCGTCCTCCTGGAACGCCACCAGCTGACCAGCGGCACTTCCTGGCATGCAGCCGGAATCGTCGGTCCGTTGCGCGCCAGCCTCAACCTGACAAGGCTGGCGCAATATGCGACCGAGCTGTTTCCACGCCTCGAGGAGCTGACCGGCCAGGCGTCCGGCTACAGGCGCACCGGCGGCCTCTGGCTGGCGCGGCGTCCGGAGCGCATGAACGAGTTGAAGCGCATCGCGCATATGGGCGATGTCTGCGGCCTGACGGTGGGGATCGTCGATCAGGCCGGCGTGGCGGAACGCGTGCGCGGCATCGTCGCCGACGGGGTTGAAGGCGCGCTCTGGGTCGAGGAAGACGGCCAGGCCAATCCGGTCGACATCTGTGCCGCCTACGCTAAACGTGCGCGCGCCGCCGGGATTCGCATCCTGGAAGGGGTTTCTTGTTCAGGCATAGTGACCCGCAATGGACGGGTCGCGGGTGTGAGGCTCGCCTCGGGCGTCAACATCGATTGCGAGATCGTCGTCAACTGCGCCGGCGCCTGGGCGCGCGATGTTGGTGCTCTGGCCGACGTTCCGGTGCCGCTGCAGGCGGTCGAGCACATGTATGTGGTGACCGAGCCGATCACCGGCCTGCAGGATCCGTTCCCGATCCTGCGCGACCTCGACGAAGGCATCTACATCAAGGGCGATTCCGGCAAGCTGGTGCTGGGCGGGTTCGAGCCGAATGCCAAGATCTTCGACGTCCGCGGACCGGCGGGTGACAGGCCTTTCCTCGAACTGCCGGAGGATTGGGAGCAGTTCGAACCGTTCATGTCTGCCGGGCTGAAGCTTCTGCCGGCGCTGTCCGATACCGGCATACGGCATTTCATGAATGGGCCGGAGAGTTTTACGCCGGATACACGTCCGCTGATGGGCGAGTCGCCCTATCTGCGCGGCTTCTATGTCGCCGCCGGCTTCAACTCGACCGGCATGATGTCGTCGGCCGGTGCCGGCAAGGCGATGGCCGAGTGGATCGTCGACGGCGAGCCCGGGCTTGATCTCTGGGCGCTCGATATCGCCCGTTTCGACCGCTCGGCTGCGGCGCGTTCCTTTGTCGGCGCCAGGATGGAAGAATCAGTTGCCGATCTCTTCCGCATGCACTGGCCCTACAAGCAGGCAACCGCCGGTCGCGATGTGAGGCGTTCCGCCTTTCATAGGACCTTCGCAGAAGCCGGCGCCGTGTTCGGCGCACCGACCGGCTGGGAGCGGCCGCTGTGGTTCGGCGGAGAGGAGACGCGCGGCTACTCCGTGGGTACCCAGAAATGGTGGGGCGCGGCCAAGGCCGAAGCCGAGCGGATGGCGCAAGGCGTCGGACTGTTCGAGCTTTCGCCCTTCACCAAGATCGACGTGGGCGGACGCGACGCGGCCAAACTGATGCAGAGGCTGTGCACGGCCGATGTCGACCGGTCCGAAGGCCGCGCCGTGTATACACAGATGCTCAATGCGCGCGGCGGCATCGAGGCCGACGTGACGGTCGCGCGGGTCGGAGCGGATGCTTTCCGTGTGATCTCGGGTGCAGCGACAAGGCAGAAAGACCTCGCTTGGATTAGCCGCCATGCCGAAGATCTTGGCCTCAATGTTTCGGTCTTCGACGCCACATCCGCTGAGGCCGTTCTCGGCATCATGGGGCCGCGCTCGCGCGACCTGCTGCAAGGCCTGACCGACGCCGATCTTTCCGACGCGGCATTTCCATTTTCCACCTCACAACGCATAGATATCGGCACCGCCAACGTCCGCGCCATCCGAGTCAGTTTTGTCGGCGAGCTCGGCTTCGAACTTTACGTGCCGGTAGAGCATGCCGAAAGCGTGTTTGCCACCATCATCTCGGCTGGCAGCGGCTATGGCTTGGCGCTTTGCGGGCACTACGCACTCGATGGCTGCCGCTTGGAAAAGGGCTACCGCCATTGGGGACACGATATCGGTCCGAAGGACACGCCATTGGAGGCGGGCCTCTCTTTTGCGGTATCCTGGAAGAAGAGCGATTTCATCGGCCGCGAGGCGCTGCTTAGGCAGAAGGCCGAGGGCGTACAGCGCCGGCTGATGCATTTCGCCGTTGAAGGAGCTAACCCCCTTCTGCTGCATGACGAGCCGATCTATCGAAACGGCAAGCTGGCCGGATTGACGACCTCGGGCGGGCTCGGCGCGCGCACGGGCCTCAGCCTTTGCCTTGGCTACGTCGCCAGCGATCCGGGCGAGCCGAAAACGCAGCTCTTTCAGTCTGACTACGAAATCGCGGTCGCCGGCACACGCTACAAAATGCGTACGCTCGACAAACCGCCTTACGACCCAACCGGAATGCGCATGCGCGGACATGCGGAGGAGACGCTATGAGACAACATGCCCGCGTGGTCATTATCGGCGGTGGCGCCATGGGCGTGTCGCTGCTCTATCACCTCGCCAAGCGAGGCTGGAGCGATGTCATGCTCGTCGAGAGACAGGAGCTGACGGCAGGCTCAACCTGGCATGCGGCGGGGCTCTGCACGCATTTCGCCCACAATGCAACGATCATGGAGATGCGCGCCCATTCGGTGCGGCTCTATCGCGAGATACTGACCGCCGAGACCGGACTGCCAACCGGCTTCCATGCCAGCGGCGCGCTGCGCATCACCCGCTCGAAAGCGCGCATGGATGAGTTCCGCCATGTGCAAGGGCTCGGCCGGTTCGTCGGTCATGACTTCCACATCCTCAGTCCAGCCGAGCTCAAGGATATCTATCCGCTCTGCCACACGGACGAGGTCATCGGCGCAATCTACGAGCCTAATGACGGCCATGTCGATCCGACACTGGCCACCAATGCCATGGCCGCTGGCGCGCGCTCGCGTGGCGCCGAGATCGTGCGGCACAATCCGGTACTGGGGATCGAGCGCAAGCCGTCCGGCGAATGGCTGGTGCGCACGGAGCAGGGCGACATCGTTGCCGAGCATATCGTCAACGCCGCCGGCACATGGTGCCGAGAGATCGGCGCAATGATGGGCATCGACTTGCCTGTCGTGCCGATGCTGCACCAATATGTCGTGACCGACACCGTTCCGGAAATCGCCGAGCGCATCGCCGCCGGCGCCAAGGAACTGCCAATCATCCGCGATCCGGAAGAAAGCTGGTACCTGCGCCAGGAGCGCGACGGCTACATCGTCGGCCCTTATGAGAAGTCGGCCCATCCGTGGGCGATCGACGGGGTGCCGCCGGAGTTCGGCATGGAATTGCTGCCGCCCGATCTCGACCGCGTCGAGCACATCATCGCGCTGGCCATGGACCGGGTGCCAGCGCTCGCCAATGCCGGCATCAAGACAGTGGTCAACGGCCCGATCACTTTCACGCCCGACGCCAACCCGCTGATCGGCCCTGCCTTTGGCCTCGGCAATGCATGGCTGCTCACCGGCTCCAGCATGGGCGTGATGGAAGGCGGCGGCGCCGGCCGTTTCCTTGCCGACTGGATCACCGACGGGGCGCCGCGCAGCGATGCGCTCGCCATCGATCCGCGCCGCTTCGGCAACTATGCCGACCGCGACTATCGCATCGACAAGGCGGTCGAAGGGTTCGGCCTGCAATTCGGGATCCACTATCCCAACGAAGAACGCGACGCCGGCCGGCCGCGTCGCACGACGCCGGCGCTGGACCTTCAAAAAAGCCAGGGCGCCGTGCTGGGCGTCGCCTATGGCTGGGAGCGGCCAAACTGGTTCGCCGTCAAAGGCGCCGACCGCGATCCGCCGCTGACCTTCCGCAAGCCCGGCTGGTTCGACGCCGTGCGTGGCGAGTGCCTTGCCGTGCAGGACAGCGTCGGCGCCATCGACCTCTCCGCCTTTTCCAAATTCGAGATCGGCGGGCCCGGCGCCAGCGCGTTCATGGCGTCGCTCGGCGCCAACCGGCCACCCGAACGCCTCGGCCGCATCGGCCTCATTCACGTGCTGACGGCGAATGGCGGCGTGGCGTCGGAATTTACCGTGACGCGCTTCGGCGATGACGGGTTCTATCTCACCAGCGCCGCCCTCGCGGAAAGGCATGACGAGGATCTGCTGCGCTCGCGCGCCGCAGAATTTCCTGGCGTGACGATCGACAACGTCACGGAAAGACGGGGGGTGCTGGGGGTGATGGGGCCGCGCGCCCGCGACCTGCTGGCAAAGATCTGCGAAGCGGATCTGTCGAATACGGCATTTCCCTGGCTTTCCGCGCAGATCATCCGGGTGGCGGGCATCAAGGCGGCTGCACTTCGGGTCTCCTATGCAGGTGAGCTCGGGTGGGAATTGCATGTGCAACTCGCGCAATTCGGTAAGCTTTACGAAGCGGTCGCCAAGGCCGGCGCGCAGTTCGACCTACGTCCGTTTGGCATCTATGCGCTGAACGCGATGCGGCTGGAAAAAAGCTATCGCGGCTGGGGCGCGGACCTGACCACCGAGCGGACGCCGCTGGAGGCTGGATTGAGCGCTTTGGTCAAAACCGAGGGGCGGACATTCGTCGGCCGCGAGGCGATGCTGGCACGCGTCGGCGACAACTCCTGGACAATGGCGTTGCTCGAGATCGACGATGACGGTGAACGTCTGCCTTTCTACGCCCACGCGGTGATGCAGGCAGGCCGCCCCGTCGGGATCGTCACCTCCGGCGCGCGTGGTTTCCGGACCGGCAAGACGCTTGCCCTCGCCTATCTGCGGCCCGGTATCTCGCCGCAGCAATTGACGGTTTCCATCCTCGGCCGGAAGTTCTCCGCGCGTGAGCTTCGCGAGGCGCCTTACGACCCAGCCAATATGCGGCTTCGCGGACTTCAGCCCGCCGAGCAGTCTGCCTTAACGCCCGCTTGATATCGGAGCAGACCATGGACAAGGAAGCGACGATCACCACCGAAACGCATGCTCCGAGAACCGGCGGCCGCGCAGGAAGGCTCGGCCAGCGCAGCGCGCGGCAGGCGCCGCGGCGCCCCTATATCCGCCGCATGATCGGCACCTTCAACATCCTCGATGAGGAGGGGCTGAGCCTGATCGAAGCCAATGCCGACCAGTTGCTCAAGGAAGTCGGCATGGAATTCCATGACGATCCCGAGATCCTCGATATCTTCCGCAACGCCGGCGCCGACGTGCAGGGGACGAGGGTACGCTTCGAGCCCGGCATGTGCCGCAAGATCATCCGCGCCACCGCGCCTTCGCAATTCAAGCAGCATGCGCGAAATCCCGAGAACACGGTGATGATCGGCGGCGACAATACGGTGCTCTGCCCATCCTGGGGACCGCCCTTCGTGCATGACCTCGATCGCGGCCGCCGCTATGCGACGATCGCGGATTTTCGCGATCTGGTGAAGATGCACCAGATGATCCCGCATCTGCATCATTCGGGCGGCGTCGTCTGCGAGCCGGTCGACCTGCCGGCCAACAAGCGCCATCTCGACATGCTCTATACCCACATCCGTCATTCGGACCGCGCCTTCATGGGCGCGTTCATCGGCTCGAAGCGGGCGCAGGACGCGGTCGACATGGCCAAGATCGTCTTCGGCGAAGAATTCGTCGCCAACAACGCCGTGCTTTATAACGTCTCCAACACCAATGCGCCGCTGGTGCTCGACGCCAACATGTCCGGCTCGCTGAAGGTCTATGCGCGCAACAACCAGCCGGTCGCCTGCACGCCCTGGACACTGGCTGGCGCGATGAGTCCTTGCACCGTCGCCGGCACGCTGGCGCAAGTGCTGGCCGAAGCGCTTGCCTGCCTCAGCCTCGTGCAGTTGATCAATCCCGGCGCGCCCTGCCTGATGGGGAGCTTCGCCAGCACCATCTCGATGCAGAGCGGCGCGCCGACCTTCGGCACGCCGGAGGCCGGCAAGATGGTGCTTGCCTGTGGGCAATTGGCGCGGCGCGTCGGCGTGCCGTTCCACACCGTCGGTTCGCTGTCGGCTTCCAAGCTTCCCGATGCCCAGGCCGAGCAGGAGGCGACCTGGGGTATATTGATGTCGATGTTTGCCGGCGCCAATGTCATCAACCACGCCACCGGCTGGCTCGAGGGTGGGCTAGTGACCGGCTTCGAGAAGACGGTCATCGACGCCGACCTCTGCGGCAAGCTCGCCAGCCTGTTCGAGGGCATCGATCTATCGGTCAACGCGCAGGCGATGGAGGCCATCGAGGCGGTCGGGCCGGGTTCGCATTTCCTCGGCAGCGAGCATACGCAAGCCAACTTCCTTTCCGCCTTCTACCGATCCTCCATCAGCGACAACAATTCCTTCGAGCAGTGGAACGAGGAAGGACGGCTGGATGCCGCGCAGCGCGCCAACCGGCAATGGAAGCGGCTGCTCGAGGACTACCACGACCCCGGCCTCGATCCGGCGATCGACGAGGCGCTGCAGGCCTTCATTGCCAACCGGAAGGCCAGTGAGCCCGATCAAGCCTATTTCTAGAGCGACCTGGCTCAGAGCATGTTGCGGAACGCCAGCGATCTTATGCACTCCATCGATTTTCCTTATGTGGTGAAATTTGGGATGGATTGCCTGCATGTTCCGCTAACCTGATGGGTAGACTGAATGAAATCAGCGCAACCAAGTTGGGGAACACCATGAAAGGCTACCTGCTCAAGACCGCACTCGGCGTCCTTCTGCTGACGCCCGCGGCTTCTTCTTATGCTGCCGACGTGACGATGCCAGACCCGAATTACGCCACCGCGACGGCGGTCATGAACGTCATCAAGAACGCGACCGAGCAGGAACTGGGGCTGGATGTTTCGACGGTGACGACCACCGCCGTTCCGGTGATCTGGGAAGCGATGAGTCGCGGCAAGGGCGAGGTCGATATCTGGCCGGACGTCTGGTTGCCCAACCAGCAAGGTCTTGTCGACAAGTACGTCAAGGGCGCTGGCACCGTGAAGCTCGCCCAAAACGGCTACGAAGCCAAGCAGGGCTATTGCGTCACCCAGGTCACGGTCGACAAATATCACATCAAGGATGTCTCCGATCTCGCCAACCCGGACAACGCCAAGCTGTTCGACACCAATGGCGACGGCAAAGGCGAGATGTGGATCGGCGCGTCTGGCTGGCAGTCGACCAACATCGAGAAGGTCAGGGCGCGTGACTACGGTTTTGCCGATTTCTTCGACCTGCAGGTCACCGACGAAGCGGTGGCGGCGGCCTCGCTCGACCGCGCGGCGAAAGCCGACAAGCCATGGGTCGGCTATTGCTACAGCCCACACCAGAATTTCGCCCGCTACAAGCTCGCCTTCCTGACCGAGCCGAAGAACGACCCGGCGAAATTCGTCGTCGTGCAGCCCAACGACGATCCGCAATGGTTCGAAAAATCGAAGGTGTCGTCGGCCTATGCTGACACCACCGTGCATGTTGCCTATGCTGCCACGCTGGCGCAGCGCCAGCCGGACCTGACGGCGGCGCTGGAGCGTATGAGCTTCAACCCGGACGACATCTCGAAATGGGCATACGCTATCATCGTCGACAAGAAGCCGGCCAACGAGGTGGCCAAGGAGTGGATCAAGGCCCATCCGGACGACGTGGCAAAGTGGTTCGGCCACTGAGCGGAGTGGCGCACGGCGACCATGGCCGGAAAGCGTAGGCGTGGACGCCGTGTCGGCCAATGACTTGAACCCTAAGCGGAGCGGCTCGGCCGCTCCGCCCGCTATTGTCATGAACGGCGTTTGGAAGGTGTTCGGTCCGCGCGCGCCCGAGGCCATGGCATCCATCCTGCGCGACAGGCTGGACAAGGAGGACGTGGTCAAGCGGTTCGGCTGCGTCGTCGGCGTGGCCGATGTCAGTATCTCGGTCGCGCCCGGCGAAATCTTCTGCGTGATGGGTCTGTCGGGCAGCGGCAAATCGACCTTGATCCGCCATATCAACCGACTGCTCGAACCCTCCGCCGGCGAGATTTTCGTCGACGGCGAGAACATCATGACGAAGACGCCTGCCGAGTTGAGGACGATCAGGTCGCGCAAGGTCAGCATGGTGTTTCAGAGCTTCGGGCTGCTGCCGCACCGCACAGTGCGCGACAACGTCGCGCTGCCGCTGGAAATCCAGGCGGCGAGCAAGCAGCAACGCTTCGACGTCGCCGAGGCAGCGCTCGCCAAGGTCAATCTCTCGGGATGGGGCGACCGCTACTGCCACGAGCTTTCGGGCGGCATGCAGCAGCGCGTCGGCCTGGCCCGCGCGCTGGCGGCGGATTCGGCTATCCTTCTGATGGACGAGCCGTTCAGCGCACTCGACCCGCTGATCCGGCGTCAGCTTCAGGATGAATTCCTGGAACTCTCGCGGTCGATGGGCAAGACAGTGGTGTTCATCACCCACGACCTGGATGAAGCGATCCGTATCGGCGACCGCATCGCCATCATGAAGGACGGGATCATCATCCAGATCGACACGCCCGAAGACATCGTGACGGCTCCCAGGCACGACTACGTGGCTAAATTCGTCGCCGACATTTCGCGGCTGAAGGTGATCACCGCCGGTCGCATCATGGAGCCCGTCAGCGGTTTCAGCGCAAAGAACCCGCAGTCGGACGTGAGATCTTTGCGCCGGGTGGTCGCGCAGCAGCCGCTCGGGGAACTGGTGGAACTCGCGGCCCAGGATGAGGCGCCGCTGGCCGTGACGGACGCAGAGGGAACAATTGTCGGCGTCGTCGACAGGCAGATTCTCCTGGATGGATTGCGAAAGGGCGGACAATCGTGAACGCCCGTGATCCGCACGCCACTGGGCGGCTCGAACCGCCGACTGAAGGCCGCCTGGTCGAAGAGTTCGCCGTTCAGAACCCGCATTATTATGTCGACCGCTTTTCCCGCATCCGGCGGGCGCAAAATTCTGTCTGGCCCTTCAACGTCGCAGCCGCGGTGCTCGGTCCGGTCTGGGCGGCGGCGCGTGGCATCGCGGTGCTGTTCTGGATCGTCTTCTTTCTCGAAATGCTCGCGGTCGTTCAGGTCGGCATCGGCGCGGTCGGCAATCTCGGCGCGGCCGAGCAGGCGCGCGCCGAGCGGCTGACCAAGCAAGCTACGGCGCGGGCCGAACAGGCACAGGCGGCGCAAGCTTCAGGCGCGGACAATGCCGAGGGTTTGAAATCGTCGGCCGCGGCGTTGCAGAGAGCCGCGGACAAGGCAAGCGAACAAGCACAGGCGGCCGGGCAGAAAGCGCCTTTGCTGATCGGAACGGGCCTTTTGACGCTGCTTTTCGCGCGGATCATAAACGGGTTCCTTGCCAACCGGCTGCTCGAGCGCCGCTTCGCCCGCTGGCGATCGAACCAGGCTTTGGGGCATGGGCTCAACTATCCGCTTGCGCTGTGCGCGTTTATCTTCTGCATCTTGGCCTATGGCCTCTCAATTTACCGTTTCGCCTGGGCAAACCCGGCCGGCTGGATCATGGCGGCGCCTTCCAATCGCGATTGGCAGGTTGGCCTGTCGTCGGGGCTGGACGGGCTGATGGAAGGGATATCGCATGCGGGCGAAGGCTTCTTCGGCGCAGTCACCGGCGGCATATCGCTGGTACTCGACGGTCTGTCCTACGCGCTGACCGGCATGCCATGGCCGGTGACGATGGCGGTCATCCTGATCCTCGCCTGGCAGTTGGCCGGATCGCGGGTCACCATCTTCACCGCCGCTGCGCTCGCTTATCTCGCCCTGCTCGGCTTCTGGGAAAAAAGTCTCGAAACGGTGGCGCTGCTTGGAACCTCGGCGGTGCTTTGCCTGGTGATCGGAATCCCACTTGGCATCTGGTGTGGCCGCAGGCCGCGCGTCTACACCGCCTTGCGGCCGGTGCTGGACTTTATGCAGACCATGCCGGCCTTCGTCTATCTCATCCCGGTGATCGCGCTGTTCGGCATCGGCAAGCCGCCTGGTGTGATCGCCACGCTGATCTTCGGCACGCCGCCCGTCGTGCGGTTGACGGCGCTTGGCCTGCAAGGCGTTCCGCCGGCAATCCGCGAAGCCGCACAAGCCTATGGCGCCACGCGATGGTTCCTGCTGACGCGGGTCGACCTTCCTCTCGCCATGCCGTCGATCATGGCCGGCATCAACCAGACCATCCTGATGTGTCTTTCGATGGTGGTCATCGCGTCGCTGATTGGCGCCAAGGGGCTCGGAGAAGACGTACTCAACGCCCTGCAATACGCCGCTGTCGGCCAGGGTTTGCTCGCGGGCTTCGCCATTCTGCTCTGTGCCATGGTGATCGACCGCATCGTGCAGGGACGAGCCAGGTAAAGTCCACCATCAACGGTGCCGCGTCGCTATTCGACTGGATTCTGTCTTCTGCCTTTCCCAGGAAGGCTAAAGCGCGTCGCGCTGAAGCGGATTCAGGCGACGCGCTTTAAGCCTTGTTTTCATGCATGTCGTTATCGCAAAACCGCTGCACACTTTTGCGCGACATGCATTAGCGCTTCAATATCTGGCTGAGAAACAGCTTCGCCCGATCATGACGCGGGCGGCCGAAAAATGCGTCTGGCGTGCCCTCCTCGATGATCTGTCCGGCATCCATGAAGAGGACGCGGTCGGCCATTGCCCGGGCAAAGCCCATCTCATGCGTCACGCACACCATGGTCATGCCGTCGCGGGCCAGTCCGGTCATCGTCTCCAGCACCTCCGAGACCATTTCGGGGTCGTATCGCCTGCTCGCGCTTATGCCGGCGGAACGCATCGAAAGCTATGGCAAGGCCGCGGCCGTCGGAGTCGCAGGCGAAATCGAGCACGCCTCGGCCATGATCCACACGCTGCGCTTCGGCAACGTGTTCCGCGACGCCGTCGGCGGCACGACCTACCTCGAATTCTGCAACACCCGCAACGCGCCGGGCGCGCTGCTGTCGCTGCCGATGATGCACAAGAGCGAGAACGGCCGGCGCTCGCGTTTCATCACCGCCAACTTTCAGATCGCCGACGGCCCGGCCGCGGACGAGATCGTCGTGGCCATCGGCGCGGCGTACGGTGGCCGGCTCCATCCGCGGATTGCGGACCGCTTTCAGGACATGAAAGAGATGGAGCAGGAGGCCGCTGGATAAGCGCTTGTGCGCAACACGCTGGCGTTGTTGTCGATAGTCCGCTTCAGGAACGAGCAAGGCCCGCTTAAACGGCCGAGACGAGGGGCAAAGCAGACACGCCTTTACGCAGGCAATTCTACGCTACAGCGCTCGCACCATTCGAAAGCACTTTACGGGATGCGGGCCCAGATCGGCCTGCCATCTCGAAGATGGAGATCCCCAGTCGAGTAAGAGTGAGACATGAAGGCAATTCATAGGGCAGCGAAAACCACCGCCGAAACTAGGCTATCGCCGCCGTTTGTATCCGTCACTCCCACTCGATTGTGCCGGGCGGCTTCGAGGTCACGTCGTAGACGACGCGGTTGATACCCTTGACCTCGTTGATGATGCGGGTGGCGGCCGCACCCAGGAAGTTCATGTCGTAGTGGTAGAAGTCGGCCGTCATCCCGTCGACGGAGGTCACGGCACGCAAAGCGCAGACGAATTCGTAGGTGCGGCCGTCGCCCATGACCCCGACCGTCTGCACCGGAAGCAGCACCGCGAAGGCCTGCCAGATCGCGTCGTAGAGTCCGGCCTTGCGTATCTCGTCGAGATAGATGGCGTCGGCCTCGCGCAGGATCTCCAGCTTCTCGCGCGTGATGCCGCCCGGGCAGCGTATGGCGAGGCCGGGACCGGGGAACGGATGGCGGCCGATGAAGCTTTCGGGCAGGCCGAGCTCCTTGCCGAGCGCCCTCACCTCGTCCTTGAACAGTTCGCGCAGCGGCTCGACCAGCTTCATGTTCATGCGCTCGGGCAGGCCGCCGACATTATGGTGCGACTTGATCGTCACCGACGGGCCGCCGGAGAAGGAGACGCTTTCGATGACATCGGGATAGAGCGTGCCCTGCGCCAGGAAATCGGCGCCGCCGAGCTTCTTCGCCTCGTCCTCGAACACTTCGATGAACAGGCGGCCGATGGTCTTGCGCTTCTTTTCGGGATCGGCCTCGCCTTCCAGCGCCGAGATGAAGCGGTCGGAGGCATCGACCAGGATCAGCGGCAGGTTGTAGTGCTGGCGGAACATCTCCACCACGCTTGCCGCCTCGTCCTTGCGCATCAAGCCATGGTCGACGAGGATGCAGGTCAGCTGGTCGCCGACCGCTTCGTGGATCAGAAGTGCGGCGACCGAAGAGTCTACGCCGCCCGAGAGCGCGCAGATGACCTTGCCCTTGCCGATCTGCTTGCGGATCGTTTCGACCGCGTGCTCGCGATAGGCGCGCATCGTCCAGTCGCCCTCGATGCCGGCGATGTTGTGGACGAAGTTCCGGAGCAGCCTGGCGCCGTCCGGTGTGTGCACCACTTCCGGATGGAACATGATGCCGTACATCTTGCGCTCGATATCGCCGAAGATGGCGAAGGGCGAGCTTTCCGACTTGCCGAGCACCTTGAAGCCCGGCGGCAGTTCGATGACGCGGTCGCCATGGCTCATCCACACCTGGTGGCGCTGGCCGGGCGCCCACAGGCCTTCGAACAGCGGGCTCTCCTTCTCGATCTCGACGAAGGCGCGGCCGAACTCGCGGTGGTTGGAGCTTTCGGCGACGCCGCCCATCTGCACGCAGAGCGCCATCTGGCCATAGCAGATGCCGAGCACCGGCACGCCGGCGTCGAAGACGATCTGCGGCGCGCGCGGGCTGCCGATGTCGGTGGTCGAGGCCGGACCGCCCGACAGGATCACCGCTTTCGGCTTGATGCGCTTGAAGGCCGCTTCGGCCGATTGGAACGGCACGATCTCGGAAAAGACGCCGGCCTCGCGGATGCGGCGGGCGATAAGCTGGGTGAACTGGCTGCCGAAATCGACAATCAGTACGGTGTCGGTGTGATTGGCTGTCGTCGTCATGGCGAGCCTTTAGAGAAAGAAA includes the following:
- the guaA gene encoding glutamine-hydrolyzing GMP synthase, with amino-acid sequence MTTTANHTDTVLIVDFGSQFTQLIARRIREAGVFSEIVPFQSAEAAFKRIKPKAVILSGGPASTTDIGSPRAPQIVFDAGVPVLGICYGQMALCVQMGGVAESSNHREFGRAFVEIEKESPLFEGLWAPGQRHQVWMSHGDRVIELPPGFKVLGKSESSPFAIFGDIERKMYGIMFHPEVVHTPDGARLLRNFVHNIAGIEGDWTMRAYREHAVETIRKQIGKGKVICALSGGVDSSVAALLIHEAVGDQLTCILVDHGLMRKDEAASVVEMFRQHYNLPLILVDASDRFISALEGEADPEKKRKTIGRLFIEVFEDEAKKLGGADFLAQGTLYPDVIESVSFSGGPSVTIKSHHNVGGLPERMNMKLVEPLRELFKDEVRALGKELGLPESFIGRHPFPGPGLAIRCPGGITREKLEILREADAIYLDEIRKAGLYDAIWQAFAVLLPVQTVGVMGDGRTYEFVCALRAVTSVDGMTADFYHYDMNFLGAAATRIINEVKGINRVVYDVTSKPPGTIEWE